The Bacillus sp. NEB1478 genome contains the following window.
CGGACCGTATCTGTCGTAAAACCTACAAACCTAACGTTCACTGATTCACTTTCATCATACAATTTTTCAAACCATTCCATATTAACCCTCCTCGTATGATTGAAATGCTCTCAATGGCGCATAGTATGTCATTTTGTCATGTAATGAATAGGTATACTAGTGATATACGTTTTGAGTGTATAGGTTATACCCTTGTTCAATGGTCGTTAAACTTATATTGTCAAAATCTTCTTAAAATATGATAAACTATTCTATGTACATATTTTGTTAAAAATGACTTACTGGAGTGAGGCACATTGTCTAAAAATGCGTATATCAAACTTGTTCCTGCTTCTTTGAAACAAGTAATCACCTTGGAAGAAGTAAAAGAATTATTTAATTTTTATAAGACCAACACAGCAAAAACAGGTGAACAGCTTTCTTGGGGTTATTCTGAAGCTGCATTTCCCTACACTTTCGAAGAAAAAGAAGAAGCTAATGGCAAATGGTTTTATTTAAAGGGAAAAGAGCCT
Protein-coding sequences here:
- a CDS encoding DUF1885 family protein; this translates as MSKNAYIKLVPASLKQVITLEEVKELFNFYKTNTAKTGEQLSWGYSEAAFPYTFEEKEEANGKWFYLKGKEPRTHKYILIGVGSEETDENDQLSYIQFTLTDISTHGDKGKANEYCKYLASKLKAELHLFNGRVMYYYPKK